A single window of Nicotiana sylvestris chromosome 3, ASM39365v2, whole genome shotgun sequence DNA harbors:
- the LOC104217980 gene encoding polyol transporter 5-like, translating to MADKKHGRNAVCGQLQIAFDPPKKPKRNKYATACSFLASLASILLGYDIGVMSGAIIYIKKDLNINDVQVEILAGILNLYSLIGSAAAGRTSDWIGRRNTMVVAAVIFFVGAILMGFATNYAFLMFGRFVAGIGVGYALMIAPVYTAEVSPASSRGFLTSFPEVFINGGILLGYVSNFAFSKLPANLSWRFMLGIGAVPSVFLAISVLAMPESPRWLVMQGRLSEARTVLKKISESPEEADLRLSEIKEAAGIPECCNDDVVEVPKRPKGDSVWRELFVSPTPAIKHILLTGLGIHFFQQASGIDSVVLYSPTIFEKAGIKSDTDRLLATVAVGIIKTIFILVATFLLDRVGRRPLLLTSVGGMVMSLIFLSIGLTVIDHSDGTVFWAIALCITMVLVYVALFSIGAGPITWVYSSEIFPLRLRATGCGLAVALNRVTSGVVSMTFLSLEKAITIGGAFFLYAGLAGLAWVFFFTLMPETQGKTLEETEELFGNFFKWRSTLRELQAKEENNNAQIQMATVPAVGS from the exons ATATAGGAGTGATGAGTGGAGCCATCATCTACATAAAAAAAGACCTCAACATCAACGATGTACAAGTGGAGATTCTAGCAGGAATCCTCAATCTCTATTCCCTTATTGGATCCGCCGCCGCTGGCCGAACTTCCGATTGGATAGGCCGCCGGAACACTATGGTGGTGGCGGCAGTAATCTTCTTTGTAGGAGCAATCTTAATGGGTTTCGCTACTAACTATGCCTTCCTCATGTTTGGCCGATTCGTCGCTGGCATCGGTGTCGGTTACGCGCTCATGATTGCTCCGGTTTACACGGCTGAGGTGTCACCGGCGTCTTCTCGGGGTTTCCTCACTTCATTTCCTGAAGTGTTTATTAATGGAG GTATATTGCTGGGATATGTGTCCAACTTCGCCTTCTCCAAGCTCCCAGCAAACTTGAGCTGGCGATTCATGTTAGGAATCGGAGCAGTTCCTTCTGTATTCTTGGCTATAAGTGTTCTAGCCATGCCCGAGTCACCGCGTTGGCTCGTCATGCAAGGTCGACTTTCCGAAGCAAGAACTGTTCTTAAGAAAATCTCCGAATCACCCGAAGAAGCAGATTTGAGACTTTCTGAAATCAAAGAAGCCGCTGGAATACCCGAATGCTGCAACGACGACGTTGTGGAAGTCCCAAAACGACCCAAAGGTGACAGTGTATGGAGAGAACTATTCGTTTCTCCTACACCAGCTATTAAACACATACTACTTACTGGCCTTGGTATCCATTTTTTTCAACAAGCAAGTGGAATTGACTCTGTTGTTTTGTATAGTCCAACAATTTTTGAGAAGGCGGGTATTAAATCAGACACGGATAGGTTACTTGCCACAGTAGCAGTGGGAATCATAAAGACAATATTTATTTTAGTAGCCACATTTTTACTAGACAGAGTTGGACGTAGGCCGTTACTTCTAACAAGTGTTGGTGGAATGGTCATGTCATTAATATTCCTCTCTATTGGACTTACAGTAATTGACCACTCAGATGGCACGGTATTTTGGGCCATAGCACTTTGTATCACAATGGTATTGGTTTATGTTGCACTTTTCTCAATTGGGGCTGGTCCAATCACATGGGTGTATAGTTCTGAGATTTTTCCATTAAGACTCAGGGCAACAGGGTGCGGTTTAGCTGTGGCACTGAACAGGGTTACAAGTGGGGTGGTATCAATGACATTCTTGTCGTTGGAAAAGGCGATAACGATCGGAGGGGCGTTCTTTTTGTATGCAGGACTTGCAGGATTGGCTTGGGTGTTTTTCTTTACGTTAATGCCAGAAACGCAGGGGAAAACATTAGAGGAAACTGAGGAATTGTTTGGAAATTTCTTCAAGTGGAGGTCAACATTGCGAGAGCTCCAGGCAAAAGAGGAGAATAACAACGCCCAGATTCAGATGGCTACTGTGCCTGCTGTTGGTAGTTGA